In Fragaria vesca subsp. vesca linkage group LG5, FraVesHawaii_1.0, whole genome shotgun sequence, the genomic stretch NNNNNNNNNNNNNNNNNNNNNNNNNNNNNNNNNNNNNNNNNNNNNNNNNNNNNNNNNNNNNNNNNNNNNNNNNNNNNNNNNNNNNNNNNNNNNNNNNNNNNNNNNNNNNNNNNNNNNNNNNNNNNNNNNNNNNNNNNNNNNNNNNNNNNNNNNNNNNNNNNNNNNNNNNNNNNNNNNNNNNNNNNNNNNNNNNNNNNNNNNNNNNNNNNNNNNNNNNNNNNNNNNNNNNNNNNNNNNNNNNNNNNNNNNNNNNNNNNNNNNNNNNNNNNNNNNNNNNNNNNNNNNNNNNNNNNNNNNNNNNNNNNNNNNNNNNNNNNNNNNNNNNNNNNNNNNNNNNNNNNNNNNNNNNNNNNNNNNNNNNNNNNNNNNNNNNNNNNNNNNNNNNNNNNNNNNNNNNNNNNNNNNNNNNNNNNNNNNNNNNNNNNNNNNNNNNNNNNNNNNNNNNNNNNNNNNNNNNNNNNNNNNNNNNNNNNNNNNNNNNNNNNNNNNNNNNNNNNNNNNNNNNNNNNNNNNNNNNNNNNNNNNNNNNNNNNNNNNNNNNNNNNNNNNNNNNNNNNNNNNNNNNNNNNNNNNNNNNNNNNNNNNNNNNNNNNNNNNNNNNNNNNNNNNNNNNNNNNNNNNNNNNNNNNNNNNNNNNNNNNNNNNNNNNNNNNNNNNNNNNNNNNNNNNNNNNNNNNNNNNNNNNNNNNNNNNNNNNNNNNNNNNNNNNNNCTTCCTCTTTGATTAAGTTTTAGACTTTTTTTTTTAGTTCAATACACGCTGACGTGGCGTGTCGGACGCTGACGTGGCGTGTCTCAAGTTGATGTGGCGTGTCAGTTAACGTGTCCAAAAAGTCAACTTTTTTTGACACGTCACGTGGCGTATCGGACACACATTTTTGTGTATCGTATCGGTATCGGTGTGTCGGGAGTGTCGGACACTCCGACACTCCATAGGTGTGGAGTATCGGTGCAACATAGGTATTCATCATGTTTCTAGTTTAACAATGTGTTGCTAACCAACAAAAACAGAACATCTCCTTGGGGCGTATACAAACCCTAACGATCTGTCGAAAGTATTTGTAATTTTTATCTTAACGAATGTTTAGTAATATGCAAATTATCTTCAGAATTAGTTTTGGTACTCTATATGGAGTGATATATAACGAAATTTTCATTTACATTCGAAATTTGTATACACGTAAAGGTTTCTGTTCCACCTGAAATTTGAACCTTGTATGAGCCCCACAGCCAAAATAAAGAGACTCGGTTATTCTACTCATCCAGATTTTAAAAATTTTTCCTTGAGATATTCTTACTTTTAGATTTTACCTGGGTTTAGGTGGAATGTTTACTGCTATATGTTTTTACCATGTTGACTGTGTTCTTAGTCTTGGTGTTAGTGCCATGTAGATCAGACGGTTGAGATTGCATAATAGCTTTCGGTTCATTTGAACCTAGGTACATACAAAAACTATCGACGTTATAAAGGAGCCGACTCAAAGGGTCACACTCTCATTGCCTCTGCTTCGCATTCGTCTCCAGAAAGTGCTCCATCACATTCTCTCTGTTGCCCATTATTTTTTGTCTCCTTTCTCCTTTTCCTTATCAAATTCTCAGCAGCACACATTTAACCTGGACACCAAAAAAAACCAGCACAAATTTTCGTGAACCCAATTGCATCAACCACAGATTCAACTACAACTGTGAAACAGGACAACTCCACAACTACATCATATGCCCACTCACCACAAATTGCCGCTCAATTCTCTTACACAATCTAACGCTTCACTGAGCCTATTTATATAATGGCTTTGCTCCTCTTTGCTCACTCAAAAGCTCCCTGAATTCTCTCTTAGCTATTTGAGGTTAGTTTCTTAATTGCTTTATTGGGTCTGATGTTTTTCATCCAATTGCGTTATTGGATTTTTGATGGGTTTATATATTGATTAGTCTGTTTTGTGTTTAGTTTTGTTTCAGCTGTGATGGATTTGAGGATTGAAATGCAGAGGGCAACCACTTTTGCTTCTCAAGTAAGTGCTTTAGATTACTTGTTCAATTAATAGTTGCTTATTGTTTTGAATCTTAGTGAAGTTTGTAACTTTCTTTTTTTCAAAATTCTGAATACCTATTGCTATTTGATAGCTCTAGTTTTGTTTCATAAGTACTATATATTTGTTTGTTGATAAGAAAGTGCTCCACTTTGTATTGGCTACTCCACTGGACCTTATGCTTAAATTCAATCTGAGCAGTTTAGTGTTGTTCTTCAGAATTGACATCAAGAAAGTCGGTGTCTTGGAAATTGCTGTCCACAGCCACTTGATAATTTATTTATTTATTTTTATGAAGATGGCTTCTTTGAAGCAGTATTGTCGGATAGGATTTTAGTGTAGTTATGTTGGATATATTTCTCATCTAGAGTTCGAGGATGATACAGCCTTTTTTTCTTACTGGGGATGGTAAGGAATTAAGTGATTTGTTATTTAGGTTGTGTATCTTTAATTCTTTATATTGTTTCTGGTCTGATGTTGAATAGAGCAAGGGGATCATTGTTTGTGTTTTTGGTATCTGGTGGTGGAGAAGAAGCTCAAAGAATTAGAAGGGTGGAGAAAAAGCCTTTCTACCAAGGGTTTCTTCCTACCTGTTTTGAGTAGTTTTTTTTTACCTATCTTATTCTTTTTTAAATCCCACATGGAATAGCTAAACAGTTAGGAAGTGTAGTGAGAAGTTTCCTATGACAAGGGGTGGAGGGGAAGAAGAAATACCATTCAGTAGTGGTTTGTCAAACATCAGAGAAAATTGGTTTGGTGGTGAGCTTGATGAAGAGAAATGAGGCCCTCATAGGTTTCTTGTTCTTGTGGGAGATATGTGTGTTTTCCTAGTCTTGTTGCAGGTGTTATTTGTTTGGGGCTTTGTTGTGCAGGACTGTTCCTTTCTGGACTTCTTGTCCACTTTCTTTTTGTGTCATTCGTGTTCTTCAATAAATTTTGTGTCTTTAAAAAAAATCTTGAAACCCTTTTTTGATAAGTGGCTATGCAGATTTTATTGAGAAACCCTTAGGTAAAGCGAAGTCCATAGACAGCTATCTCACTATGAATTTATTTATTTAATTTTTCCTGCTTATTGTGGTGGCAAATGAGGAAATGGTGAGGTTTGGGAAGAGAGATTTGTGGCGGACACAGTTGCCATTTCATATCTGGTTTATATGGATTATCATCATCAGTTTACCATTTCTACAATCTTATTTTTCTTTGAGATTGGAAGGAATTTGGATGACTTAATTTGTTGAGATTTTGCTCTTATTTTCTCAGCTGACATTATCCTGGTCTCATCTAAACTAGTTAAGACTAGATAGATGTTAGAGTAGATTGACATTATCCGTCTACATTAACCAATTATGAGTAGGAACAGTTTTTTAATTTATAATTTTTTTAGGGGGAAACAAGGAATTGGTTCTGGATAGATGTGCTATAATGACGGTGCTTTGGGTCATTTGGGGGGCATCTTTTTGGGCTTTGATTTCTACAATTTAGGAGTAGCTCGTTTTCAGCTACTCACTTGGATTGCAATGCAGCACTTATTTAACTCTGTTGCTCATATTCTTGGTGTTTCATCTTTTTTTACGAAATGAAAGAGCTTTTGATTGGGAAAAAAAAAAACAAAGTACATGGAGGCGGACAAGGAGTCCTCCTTATTTGACTAGGGCAGCTTGGGCTAAAGGCTTAACAGCTCATCTATTAATGCTATCAGAGCTTAGGGCTTACACTACAGCTGCTTCCAGTTAAGAATAATGGAAGAAAGATTATAGGTTGTTGGTATTTCAGTCTTTGTGTGGTGTTTCTAGGAGTTTACTCAGTTTACATTCTGTTGATTCCTTTCTTAGCATTCATTTGAATAAGTTCTGTTTCTTTTGAAACATAAACTTTAGATAATTTGTAAGCTCAAAAGAAAATGTGCTTTTAGGGAGCATATTGCATTGTCATTCAGACCTCTTATAGCTATCTCAGACAAATTATAACTCTTAGATGAATATGCTGATTCATATTCATTCATTTCATATGCTTTTACCTTAATTAAACAGTGCTGATCCTGGGTTGCTATTGGTTCAGACCGGCAATCTTGGGCTACTGCTCCTCTGGCATATTCTGCATCTTTTTGTCAGACTATGGTACTTCGTGTTGCAGTTGGCTTATGTGCTCGAGAGCTATCTTATTTCCGGTGGAGTACTTAAGAGGTATAAAGCCCTCAATGTAGGTAAACTAAGGTACCTGGCAATTGTAGTTGAAAGTGAAGACGCGTACGAAACTTCCAAAGTTATTGAGCTTCTGCAGTGGTTAGAAGCTATTGGTGTGAAATGTGTGTGCCTCTACGACACAGAAGGTACTGGTGTCATGTTAGACTAACTTTGATGGTAGACCTTCTTTTCCTATTGATGTTGAACATATATATACAATCCTTTTGCAACTGTTTTTCTTTTATGTATTATAGGAGTATTGAAGAAATCAAAAGAAGTCATCTTGACAAAACTGAAAAATGCAACAGTATTTGAGGTATTGTGTTCTATTCCTTACTTTTTCTCCAGTGCAACACAAACAATAACCAAAATACTTGCACACTTGGAGGTATTCTAGTGTAAAATAGTAAAAATCCTCAAATTTCTTAATGCAAGGAGATCCTCTCTTGATCCTCCATCTATATGTTTATATATAATTGTGTACTTATGATACTTGTGCTGCTGATGATTAAAATATGTTGACCCAACTTAATATTTACCATGTGCAGGAAGGTTATAAAGATGAAAGCTTTGTTGACCAAAAACGCATGTCTCTAGAATTTTCTTCATTCTCTGATGGAAAAGAAGCTATAACCAAAGCAGCTAACTTGCTCTTTGTGAAGTATTTGAAATTGGCTACACTACCTGGTCATCATGAAGAGAAAATCTTTACAGAACCTCACATGGATGATGCACTTAGAGCTATTGGTTAGTTTACTGTCAGATGCATCATTGTTTACTATGAATTACTTCTACAGTTCTGTTAAACTTCTGGGTGTTTTTGTATTGTTGTTTTAGGTCGCAGGGGGCCGGACCCTGACCTCCTATTAGTTTATGGACCTGCAAGATGCCACCTTGGCTTTCCTGCATGGAGAATGCGATATACTGAGATTGTGTGAGTACTCTTTGAGGCCACATTTATTGATGAGAGTAGTATATTTATCCCAACCTGTCTACATGGTCTAGTTGCATTGTTTTGCTTAGTTTAACCCAATGAGTAATGTGAGTTATAGATTTGTCTAGTCTTCTGTGGCTATTTGTTTTCTTCTGGCTAGAAGTTTTCAGAATACTTCTGAATGAGTAATGTGAGCTTTCCCTTATTTTTTGGCATGTTTTTTTCTCTTGAACTGGTTCTATCTCACACTTGTGGTGCAGACACATGGGTCAACTAAAGCATATGAGATACGGTTCCCTAATTAAAGCCATTTACAAGTTCACCACTGTGCGCCAAAACTATGGTAAGCAGTTTGTTGTCTTGTTGTGGTTGTCAATTTGTCAACTCTTATAATTTGCAATGAACTATTGATTCAGTACGTAGCAAGTTTGCAATGATATTCAAAAAAGTTCTTTTCAGTGCTCATCTATAGAAACAAGTGTCTTAGAAATTGGTTTGATATTATATACTGCACTTGTTCCAACAGGTAAATGATACTGCCTTTGGTATATGTGGAAGGCATATGACATTTGGAACAAAATATTTGGAATATCGGTCAAGGGCAAAGTATGTGATTAGAGATTGACCTTCCTGGCTCCTATTGAGCATTCTTAGTGTTATGCATACAAGTTTGTAACATTTATAGTAATACAGGATATAGTGGATCTAGCGCTGTTGTAACCACAACTGTTCATTCCCGGTTGTAATGCTTGAGTTTGTTGAATTAAGTTTCTTCCTCACATATAAACATCTTATATATACATCGGAATGTAGCATGAGATTTTTTCACTCCTTGCATTTATTACTACAGTTCATTATAATTCCCTCTACTCTTTCAGCCAAATGAAGTTAGAGAATACACCGTTCGTAACCGGATAGGGGTGCTGGGGACCTGGGGTGGTGCTTCCCAATTACTATGGGAGGGGTGGTTCAAGTCATTCATCTTACTCCAATTTATGAATAACATTTGCATCATTGAGATAGATTTCATTCTTTAATCAAGCATGCTTAGGTGATATAGCCTCTACTCTTGGGACTGACCACAGCCAATCTTTTGTCATCCTGCATTGCTTTTACTTCCACTCATGGTGTTATTCCCCTCGTCCCTTCCCAATTTTCCTTAGCAGCATTCAGCATAAAACTGCACAACTTATTGCACATATACCTCTCTGTGACTTGGTGACATTGGTTAATAGGAGCATATAAACCGTGTTCCTGAATACACCCAGTACGCATCTTAACTCACATTCCATACGTCCATTTCCTGCCAACAAACGGGGTCTTATTCTAGTACTCATGTTTACAATGCTCTCCTGTATCTTGTAAAATTGGTTAAACCATAAAATTTGAGAGCTCCTGTCTGCATTTCTATTGAAAACGTGTGAATAAGACGTCGCTTTGGTTTGTGGGCGTACTTTAACGGCAAGGAAACAAAATTAAAGTTTATAGAAGTGAACATTAATCACTGTCTAAATTGCTAAAACTAAATATGTGCGTATAAAATGCCAGTGAATCTCAACCATGATCATTCATTCATTCAAACCAAGATCAAGAAAAGCAAATTAGATAAATGTAGCAATATAATAGACTATAACAGGAG encodes the following:
- the LOC101301779 gene encoding nogo-B receptor-like; amino-acid sequence: MDLRIEMQRATTFASQLAYVLESYLISGGVLKRYKALNVGKLRYLAIVVESEDAYETSKVIELLQWLEAIGVKCVCLYDTEGVLKKSKEVILTKLKNATVFEEGYKDESFVDQKRMSLEFSSFSDGKEAITKAANLLFVKYLKLATLPGHHEEKIFTEPHMDDALRAIGRRGPDPDLLLVYGPARCHLGFPAWRMRYTEIVHMGQLKHMRYGSLIKAIYKFTTVRQNYGK